The following coding sequences lie in one Xanthomonas hyacinthi genomic window:
- a CDS encoding O-acetyl-ADP-ribose deacetylase, whose translation MKIDIWQGDITELDVDAIVNAANESLLGGGGVDGAIHRAAGPGLLEECRRLPELKPGVRCPVGEVRATAGYRLKARHVLHTVGPVWRGGTHDEPALLANCYWRSLRLAEQMGLHAVAFPAISCGVYGYPLHQAARIAVAETAAWQRAHAVPKRVILVAYGDAAYKACQQALMQASLLQPAPPQVA comes from the coding sequence ATGAAGATCGACATCTGGCAAGGCGACATCACCGAACTGGACGTGGACGCCATCGTCAACGCCGCCAACGAGTCGCTGCTCGGCGGCGGCGGGGTGGATGGCGCGATCCACCGCGCGGCGGGTCCGGGCCTGCTGGAGGAGTGCCGACGCCTGCCCGAGCTCAAGCCGGGCGTGCGCTGCCCGGTGGGCGAGGTCCGCGCCACCGCGGGCTATCGGCTCAAGGCGCGGCATGTCTTGCATACCGTGGGTCCGGTGTGGCGCGGCGGCACCCACGACGAACCGGCGCTGCTCGCCAACTGCTATTGGCGCTCACTGCGCCTGGCCGAGCAGATGGGCCTGCACGCGGTGGCGTTCCCGGCGATCAGCTGCGGCGTGTATGGCTATCCGCTGCACCAGGCCGCGCGCATCGCGGTCGCCGAGACCGCTGCCTGGCAGCGCGCGCATGCGGTGCCGAAGCGGGTGATCCTGGTTGCCTACGGCGATGCCGCATACAAGGCCTGCCAGCAGGCGCTGATGCAGGCCTCGCTGCTGCAGCCGGCACCGCCGCAGGTGGCTTGA